TCGGTTCTATAAATTGTTCAACATTTTTGGAACTACCGAATAATTTTAGAACGAGCTTAATGAATATGAAAACGATCAAAAAGGGGAAACAGATTAATATTTTGAATAGTCGCAGAGATGAGGATCCTTCATTATTAAAATAATGTGAAAAATCGAATGAAGACCAATCAATTTTTATATACCTATCGATATCATTCAATAGATCATCGAAGTCATCACCATCTAATCCAAGTTTATTGTTCAGCGACATTTCCAGATTTAGCCGTTCAATACGTTCTCCCCTATTCCGGGCGATACACAAATACACTCGTTTAGCTACTTTTAGGAATCGTTCCCTTTCCTCTTCATTATAGTTCATAGATATTATTTAGGCGATGTCACTCTTGTCAATGCCCTTCGAACAGATAAGATTTCGCAAGCGGATCATTGAAGGCGAAATGATGAAACAAACGGTAACTAGTAGAATCGGCGCGTACAATCTCTGTTCTATATCTGCATCACCGTATGATAAATCGCAAATATGCGCGCCTAAGATAGTCGTCAACCAAAACAATGGAACCACTTTGAACGTATAAACGGCAAGTGTCACAAGGTGAACTAACCCAAATAAAGAAAGCCAGGAAGGCAGAAAATACAATTGCACAACGAGCGGGAAAGCCATAAACAAAATAGCGATGGAAAGCAAGCTCGAAACGGCATAGCCGTCTGCGGCACCCATAGTGCACGTATCGGCTTCAGATAGAAATGGTAAAAGCGGAAGCAGCAGCGTAACGATTAAGCCGATGACACCGAGAATATAGCGAAGAATAATGATCATAGTCATCATTCCTGGGTTATGATTACTTTTCCGACGGCATGACCTTGTTCGAGGTAGCGTATGGCATCAGGAACTTCACTTAATGGATAGCTTCTATCGATTACGGATTTGATCTGTTTGGACGAAAGCAACTCCGCCAGAAAGAGCAAATCTTTTTGGTTTGGTTTTGACGAGACGGCAACCGTTTTCCGACCTCCCACCATTGAAAGGAATGGTCCAAGGAGAAGGGCCTGGAAGAGCTGGCCGGCATTACCCCCAACCATAGCGTATCTCCCGTGGGATTTTAATACACGACGATAATCGAAGATGGAACGAAATCCGTTCACTGCGAGAACCAGATCATATTTTTGTCCATTTTGTGCGAAATCTTGAACAGAGTAATCGATTACATGATGCGCTCCGAGGGAGCGAGCTATTTCCATCTTCTTACTGCTACAAACGGCGGTGACTTCCACTCCAAAATAATTGGCTAGTTGAACAGCGAATGTCCCTACACCGCCGGAGGCACCGTGAATGAGGACCTTTTGACCTCGTTGCAGCTTGCCGGCATCACGTAATGCATGCAAGGCGGTAAGACCGGCCAGAGGCACAGCTGCCGCCTCCTGGAAAGAGACGTTCGACGGCTTCAATACTATTTCGTGCTCCTTAGCGCACTTATATTCCGCAAAACCGCCGAAACCGCTTGCAAAAACATCCCCGAACACCTCATCCCCTACGCGAAACTGAGTGACTCCGAGACCAACAGCTTCAACACTCCCCGCGATATCGGCACCCAACGTCGGGAATTTGCTTGGGCGAAAGAGCCCTGCATGGAAACGGACCAAAAAGGGATCTGCTCTCATCATACGCCAGTCAGCCGCATTGACAGAGGCCGCGCGAACTCTAATCAA
The DNA window shown above is from Leptospira fletcheri and carries:
- a CDS encoding DUF1493 family protein gives rise to the protein MNYNEEERERFLKVAKRVYLCIARNRGERIERLNLEMSLNNKLGLDGDDFDDLLNDIDRYIKIDWSSFDFSHYFNNEGSSSLRLFKILICFPFLIVFIFIKLVLKLFGSSKNVEQFIEPIVGNTKRDFKISDLVLAGFWGKWTEFKLLSIPIEDELKSWQNDFRIRFERKFNTRK
- a CDS encoding NAD(P)-dependent alcohol dehydrogenase codes for the protein MKAIVYCEYGSSDVLRLKEVEKPFPGEGEVLIRVRAASVNAADWRMMRADPFLVRFHAGLFRPSKFPTLGADIAGSVEAVGLGVTQFRVGDEVFGDVFASGFGGFAEYKCAKEHEIVLKPSNVSFQEAAAVPLAGLTALHALRDAGKLQRGQKVLIHGASGGVGTFAVQLANYFGVEVTAVCSSKKMEIARSLGAHHVIDYSVQDFAQNGQKYDLVLAVNGFRSIFDYRRVLKSHGRYAMVGGNAGQLFQALLLGPFLSMVGGRKTVAVSSKPNQKDLLFLAELLSSKQIKSVIDRSYPLSEVPDAIRYLEQGHAVGKVIITQE